One genomic window of Marinobacter adhaerens HP15 includes the following:
- a CDS encoding DUF3301 domain-containing protein, whose translation MTLGTLFWLFVAGFAVWYWWRAKAIKDFVLQAARRYCKSMDVMLLDDAVFLRGLWFKRDDQGRIRVWRRFLFDFTSTGEERYTGRIIMLGQRIQHMELEPHRFS comes from the coding sequence GTGACTCTTGGAACCCTGTTCTGGCTATTCGTGGCCGGATTCGCTGTCTGGTACTGGTGGCGCGCCAAAGCCATCAAGGATTTCGTGCTCCAGGCAGCGCGTCGCTATTGCAAAAGCATGGACGTGATGCTGCTGGATGATGCGGTATTCCTCCGTGGCCTATGGTTCAAACGCGACGATCAGGGGCGGATCCGAGTCTGGCGCCGCTTCCTGTTCGATTTCACATCCACCGGTGAGGAGCGCTACACCGGCCGTATCATCATGCTGGGCCAGCGCATCCAGCATATGGAGCTGGAACCCCACCGGTTTTCCTGA
- a CDS encoding esterase/lipase family protein has translation MRIRFTTAVVLGLALLSASFSSHAGYTQTRHPIVLVHGVTGFNTIGGLVNYFHTIPWNLERSGAQVYSASVSFVNSSEQRGQQLANYVNSLGHSKVNLMAHSQGAPTSRVTAALIPHRIASITSIDGVNKGSKVADVVRGILPPGSYVEGGANAIANALGDLINALSGADNPQNGLAALETLTTPGTTSLNDALGWKGVNRNSCAGTSEDVWIDGNRIKFFSWTGRGVWTNAFDITDPFLGITSLAFGSEPNDGLVGVCSTMMGRVIGTHYDMNHVDAINHLLGARSLWTNPVTLYRTQANRLKNRGL, from the coding sequence ATGCGTATTCGATTTACCACAGCAGTTGTGCTGGGGCTGGCCTTGCTGTCCGCCTCATTTTCAAGCCACGCCGGCTACACCCAGACCCGCCACCCGATTGTCCTGGTTCACGGCGTCACCGGGTTCAACACCATCGGCGGCCTGGTGAACTACTTCCATACCATTCCCTGGAATCTTGAGCGCAGTGGCGCACAGGTCTATTCCGCCAGCGTGTCCTTCGTCAACAGCAGTGAGCAGCGGGGCCAGCAACTGGCGAACTACGTCAACAGCCTCGGCCATTCCAAAGTCAACCTGATGGCCCACAGCCAGGGCGCGCCTACCTCCCGGGTGACGGCAGCCCTGATTCCTCACCGTATTGCCTCAATCACCTCCATCGACGGCGTTAACAAGGGCTCCAAAGTGGCCGATGTGGTCCGGGGAATCCTTCCGCCGGGTAGCTATGTCGAAGGCGGCGCCAACGCCATCGCCAACGCCCTGGGCGATCTGATCAATGCCTTGTCCGGAGCAGACAACCCTCAGAACGGGCTGGCGGCGCTGGAGACCCTCACCACACCTGGCACAACCAGCCTGAACGATGCCCTTGGCTGGAAAGGCGTGAACCGGAATAGCTGCGCCGGAACCAGCGAGGATGTCTGGATAGACGGCAATCGCATCAAGTTCTTTTCCTGGACCGGCCGGGGCGTGTGGACCAATGCGTTCGACATTACCGACCCGTTCCTGGGTATCACTTCACTGGCCTTTGGCAGCGAGCCCAACGACGGGCTGGTAGGCGTCTGCTCAACCATGATGGGCCGGGTGATCGGCACCCACTACGACATGAACCACGTGGACGCCATAAACCACCTTCTCGGAGCCCGTTCTCTGTGGACCAACCCTGTCACCCTTTACCGCACCCAGGCCAACCGGCTTAAAAACCGCGGTCTGTGA
- a CDS encoding lipase secretion chaperone, which translates to MKRTSIEARRWLFPGALAAVLVAGALWYGLAGTAQTNAEISASMPPSSAAPAKSPTPASEHSAKAVPEEPSSGQEQSRTPDSLGPTPFAASLSGTQIDGALTADDNGELVINLRVRDFFDYFLSTVGEVTPETAIQQIETMARNHLPEPASTQALALLDEYLAYKQASLQVLQTRLDPARTEDPGYQLTALGDALAQLKELRASTFSPDAHRAFFGLEEAYSEYTLATLAIQQRTDLSEQGKQALVQWHRNQLPEELRTTEKHLHASSRQQQARTAAIESASSPEAAGRQLEELGVGPDGVESVVKYLKQRKRFDQRFDAFRDAMEREESSGLTEADIQEQQEALLEQHFPDEQDRTWARLKMLGNG; encoded by the coding sequence ATGAAGCGGACATCCATCGAAGCGCGTCGGTGGCTGTTCCCGGGTGCACTGGCGGCCGTCCTGGTCGCCGGTGCTCTCTGGTATGGCCTTGCCGGAACAGCCCAGACAAACGCCGAAATTTCGGCTTCAATGCCACCATCATCCGCGGCCCCGGCGAAGTCGCCAACGCCAGCATCCGAGCACAGCGCCAAAGCGGTCCCGGAAGAGCCTTCTTCTGGACAGGAGCAATCCCGAACTCCTGATTCCCTCGGGCCGACCCCGTTTGCGGCGTCGCTATCAGGGACACAAATTGACGGCGCCCTGACAGCCGATGACAACGGCGAGCTGGTTATCAATCTCCGGGTGCGTGACTTTTTCGATTACTTCCTCAGCACGGTCGGCGAGGTGACTCCGGAAACAGCCATTCAACAGATCGAAACCATGGCCAGGAACCACTTGCCTGAACCCGCTTCCACCCAGGCGCTGGCGCTCCTCGATGAGTATCTCGCCTATAAACAGGCGTCACTGCAAGTCCTGCAAACCCGACTCGACCCAGCCCGAACAGAGGATCCGGGCTATCAGCTGACGGCGCTGGGCGATGCCCTGGCACAGCTGAAAGAACTGCGCGCCAGCACCTTCAGCCCTGATGCCCACCGGGCTTTCTTCGGGCTTGAGGAGGCTTACAGCGAATACACACTGGCGACACTGGCCATTCAGCAGCGCACAGACCTGAGCGAACAGGGCAAACAGGCACTCGTACAGTGGCACCGCAATCAGTTGCCCGAGGAATTGAGGACAACCGAAAAACACCTTCACGCGAGCAGCCGACAACAACAGGCCCGGACAGCAGCCATTGAATCTGCCTCGTCTCCGGAAGCCGCCGGCAGGCAACTGGAAGAGCTTGGCGTGGGTCCGGACGGTGTCGAGAGCGTCGTAAAGTATCTCAAGCAGCGTAAGCGCTTCGACCAGCGCTTCGATGCGTTCCGGGACGCGATGGAACGGGAGGAATCCTCGGGTCTGACCGAGGCCGACATCCAGGAACAGCAGGAAGCTCTGCTGGAACAGCATTTCCCGGATGAGCAGGACAGAACCTGGGCACGGCTGAAGATGCTCGGTAACGGCTGA
- a CDS encoding sensor histidine kinase, with translation MTTEQIRQQQAAGFRNLRFAPDLEEAYRRTRSGLIRQRARPVSVAGLFLFLIYAVMDALTLPPELAQVTVSIRLAVTCPVIASVVWLAYRASPSDRLFERIYTLAYLVGGLSVVAIIAAARQVAFPLPYEGMILMLMFGYFAMGLPFFSASMVSLVLIVGYLLTELWSGMSGSDIATNLFFLTTANLIGMVGAWTSEYRHRAHFLDRKLLDHMHQAARDESRRKTELITAASHDLRQPLNVIDITLESLSPSKDGPAAHPATQQLRDMIRHLRRLLGTVFDSARLNEGMVQAVVRPTTLAPVFRDLNDLLADSLGNNKIEVRIDHPGSDLQVMADPSLLSRILQNLIFNAVQHSSGTAVTLSAKAMGSHVLLEVADDGIGLPPGLVDNLFSPYVRGAGPSEYPGLGLGLTIVQEFVALMRGECGAESRSGGGSVFWVRLPAAVTTTHEPAPDSRILSDCEHQAG, from the coding sequence ATGACAACCGAGCAGATCAGACAACAACAGGCCGCCGGATTTCGGAACCTGCGCTTTGCGCCCGATCTGGAGGAGGCTTACCGGCGAACCCGGTCCGGACTGATCCGACAGCGAGCCCGGCCCGTTTCAGTGGCCGGCCTGTTCCTTTTTTTGATCTACGCGGTTATGGATGCACTGACCCTGCCGCCAGAACTGGCTCAGGTCACGGTCTCCATCCGGCTCGCCGTCACCTGCCCGGTGATTGCATCAGTTGTCTGGCTCGCCTACCGCGCGTCTCCCTCGGACAGGCTCTTCGAGCGCATCTATACCCTGGCCTACCTCGTAGGTGGCCTGAGCGTGGTCGCAATCATTGCCGCCGCGCGACAGGTTGCCTTTCCGCTGCCCTACGAGGGCATGATCCTGATGCTCATGTTCGGATACTTTGCCATGGGGCTGCCGTTCTTCAGCGCGTCCATGGTCTCGCTTGTTCTGATCGTCGGCTACCTTCTGACCGAACTCTGGAGCGGTATGTCCGGCTCCGACATAGCGACCAACCTGTTTTTCCTGACCACGGCCAACCTTATCGGCATGGTTGGCGCGTGGACCAGTGAATACCGCCACCGAGCGCACTTTCTGGACCGCAAGCTGCTGGATCACATGCATCAGGCGGCCCGCGACGAGAGCCGGCGAAAAACGGAACTGATCACCGCAGCCAGCCACGACCTGCGCCAGCCTCTGAACGTGATCGACATAACGCTGGAAAGCCTGTCGCCAAGCAAAGACGGCCCCGCAGCGCACCCGGCCACCCAACAGTTGAGGGACATGATTCGTCATCTCCGGCGCCTGCTGGGCACCGTATTCGACAGCGCACGGCTCAACGAGGGCATGGTGCAAGCCGTTGTCCGACCAACCACACTGGCACCGGTATTCCGGGATCTCAACGATTTGCTGGCGGACTCGCTTGGCAATAACAAGATAGAGGTTCGGATTGACCACCCGGGTAGTGATCTTCAGGTTATGGCGGATCCATCACTGTTGTCGCGGATCCTCCAGAACCTAATATTCAATGCGGTGCAACACAGCAGCGGCACGGCCGTTACCCTGTCAGCAAAAGCCATGGGCTCACATGTGTTGCTGGAGGTCGCGGATGACGGCATCGGCCTGCCACCCGGGCTGGTGGATAACCTGTTCTCACCCTACGTGAGGGGCGCAGGCCCCAGTGAGTATCCGGGGCTGGGACTTGGCCTGACCATTGTTCAGGAATTTGTTGCGCTGATGCGGGGAGAGTGCGGCGCCGAGTCGAGGTCTGGCGGGGGGTCTGTGTTCTGGGTCCGGCTTCCCGCGGCCGTCACAACCACCCACGAGCCCGCGCCAGATTCACGCATTCTGTCCGATTGTGAACACCAAGCTGGGTAA
- a CDS encoding response regulator transcription factor, with product MDAITSKAGQAPAAGARPVPMKKVLLVDDHALFSQGLAGLIRQEGLAESVVIASTVEGASDLLVRQDDFQLILLDIALQGETGLALLPRLASHREPPPVVIISSSEDEATVRAAQAAGASGFLAKSAGRSALVSMVRSVSRGERYFPGGNDPVAPGLSLTPRQMDVLLLLAQGFPNKRICQSLNLTEHTVKTHLKAIFTQLGVHNRTECVNLARARGWL from the coding sequence ATGGATGCCATAACATCGAAAGCCGGGCAGGCCCCTGCTGCGGGCGCACGACCAGTTCCCATGAAGAAGGTGTTGCTGGTTGATGACCATGCCCTTTTTTCCCAGGGGTTGGCGGGCCTGATCCGTCAGGAAGGCTTGGCCGAATCCGTTGTGATCGCCAGCACCGTTGAGGGCGCCTCGGATTTGTTGGTCCGTCAGGACGATTTTCAGCTGATCCTGCTCGATATCGCTTTGCAGGGCGAAACAGGGTTGGCGTTGTTACCCAGGCTGGCAAGCCACAGGGAGCCACCTCCGGTGGTGATCATTTCCAGCAGTGAAGACGAAGCTACGGTAAGAGCTGCGCAGGCAGCCGGTGCCAGTGGCTTTCTGGCGAAATCTGCCGGGCGGTCGGCGCTGGTGAGCATGGTCCGCTCTGTAAGCCGCGGTGAGAGGTATTTCCCTGGCGGTAACGATCCTGTGGCACCGGGGCTGTCGTTGACCCCGAGGCAAATGGACGTGCTCCTGTTGTTGGCCCAGGGCTTTCCCAATAAACGGATTTGCCAGAGCCTGAATTTGACGGAGCACACGGTGAAAACCCATCTCAAGGCGATTTTTACCCAGCTTGGTGTTCACAATCGGACAGAATGCGTGAATCTGGCGCGGGCTCGTGGGTGGTTGTGA
- a CDS encoding substrate-binding domain-containing protein, protein MTATLPGLLLPALMAFQAQAYDLEIHGSNTVGATLAPMLVTGYLEEHGGGQVAARGTGVENEKILRAPVNNRAAEVLVAAHGSSTGFKAMAAGKADIWASSRPVKPQEAEQFRARADLTAPESEHVIAIDGLAILVHPSNPVSKMSIETLGRVFSGQIRNWSELGGPDRPIHLYARDDRSGTWDTFKSLVLGKQFELDSNARRYESNDQLSDDVSRDPSGIGFSGLASVRKSKLLAISEGNAPALHPNQLTVASEDYPLSRRLFMYTPGSDVPPLSAGLIGFALGQQGQALVAESGFISQNPIAVKPEFDESTPESFRRLTSNYHRLTVNFRFSEGRTKLDNKARRDLQRVQQYLNQNGRSADDLLLIGFADTQSHELRAQMISELRALSVRKALQEVNVPDVAYTGYGQYMPVGGSGSPRNGRVEVWIKSR, encoded by the coding sequence ATGACTGCAACACTCCCGGGACTGCTACTGCCCGCTCTTATGGCCTTTCAGGCCCAGGCCTATGACCTGGAAATTCACGGTTCCAATACCGTCGGCGCTACCCTGGCGCCAATGCTGGTTACCGGCTATCTGGAAGAGCATGGCGGCGGACAGGTTGCAGCCAGGGGTACCGGCGTGGAAAACGAAAAGATCCTGCGAGCGCCTGTGAACAATCGGGCGGCCGAGGTGCTGGTTGCAGCGCACGGATCAAGCACCGGCTTCAAGGCGATGGCCGCAGGCAAGGCCGACATCTGGGCCTCTTCCCGCCCGGTAAAACCGCAGGAAGCAGAGCAATTTCGCGCCCGGGCGGATCTCACTGCGCCCGAGAGCGAGCACGTTATTGCCATTGATGGCCTGGCCATTCTGGTACACCCGTCCAACCCCGTAAGCAAAATGAGCATCGAAACCCTGGGCCGCGTATTCTCCGGGCAGATCCGGAACTGGTCCGAGCTGGGCGGCCCGGACCGCCCGATTCATCTCTACGCCCGGGATGACCGTTCCGGAACCTGGGACACCTTCAAATCCCTGGTTCTTGGAAAACAGTTCGAACTGGATAGCAACGCCAGGCGCTACGAATCCAACGACCAGCTGTCGGATGACGTAAGCAGGGATCCTTCGGGTATTGGTTTCTCCGGCCTCGCCTCAGTGCGTAAGAGCAAACTCCTGGCGATCTCGGAAGGCAATGCCCCGGCGCTTCACCCCAACCAGCTCACCGTTGCCAGCGAGGATTATCCGCTATCACGACGCCTGTTCATGTACACGCCCGGGAGTGACGTCCCGCCACTTTCCGCAGGTCTGATTGGCTTTGCCCTCGGCCAGCAAGGCCAGGCACTGGTTGCCGAGTCCGGATTCATCTCCCAGAATCCCATCGCGGTCAAGCCGGAATTCGACGAATCGACGCCCGAGAGTTTTCGCCGCCTGACCAGCAACTACCATCGCCTGACGGTCAATTTCCGTTTCTCCGAAGGCCGGACCAAGCTCGACAACAAGGCCCGCCGCGACCTGCAGCGAGTTCAGCAGTATCTGAACCAGAACGGCCGGTCCGCTGACGACCTGTTACTCATCGGATTCGCCGACACCCAGAGCCATGAATTACGTGCCCAGATGATTTCCGAGCTCCGGGCCCTGTCGGTCCGCAAGGCCCTGCAGGAAGTGAACGTGCCGGATGTTGCCTACACGGGTTATGGCCAGTACATGCCGGTGGGCGGCAGCGGCAGCCCGCGCAATGGTCGGGTGGAAGTCTGGATCAAATCCCGCTAG
- a CDS encoding pyridoxal phosphate-dependent aminotransferase yields the protein MDIQNDHRYAINLNVRGIQPSATLRINELSNHLKSEGKDIIKLGLGQSPFPVPDRVVEALKEHAHEKDYLPVKGLKGLREAIAGYIRRSERMHCTWEDVLIGPGSKELLFMLQLAYYGDLLIPRPSWVSYAPQARIIGRSVHWLPTHAENNWQLTAEELDIICRDDPSRPRILILNYPSNPTGCTYTDDQLLAIANVARKYRLILLSDEIYGEVHFEGRHKSIARYYPEGTIISTGLSKWAGAGGWRLGTFIFPRELRPLQDAMAIIASETYTATSAPIQHAAIAAFNGGDDIDEYLKQSRRVLKVVGEYMHRRLSDMGAVVQKPEGAFYLFPDFSGFREQLASKDIKTSQAFCQALLENTGVAILPASDFGFVPDHLAARLAFVDFDGAESLELAGGDYAEQELGDDFVKQACPRLVTAMDKMEQWLNSL from the coding sequence ATGGACATCCAAAACGACCACCGTTACGCGATCAACCTGAACGTCCGGGGTATTCAGCCCTCGGCCACCCTTCGAATCAATGAGCTGAGCAATCACCTCAAATCCGAGGGCAAGGACATTATCAAACTCGGGCTGGGGCAGTCCCCCTTCCCGGTTCCTGATCGCGTGGTGGAGGCGCTCAAGGAGCACGCCCACGAAAAGGACTATTTGCCGGTAAAAGGGCTCAAGGGCTTACGCGAGGCAATCGCCGGCTACATTCGCCGGAGTGAGCGCATGCACTGCACCTGGGAAGACGTGCTGATTGGCCCGGGCTCCAAGGAACTGCTGTTCATGCTGCAGCTGGCCTACTATGGTGATCTGCTGATCCCGCGTCCGAGCTGGGTTTCCTATGCCCCGCAAGCCCGGATCATCGGCCGCTCGGTTCACTGGTTGCCGACCCATGCCGAGAACAACTGGCAGCTTACCGCCGAAGAGCTGGATATCATCTGTCGGGATGATCCCTCGCGGCCCCGGATTTTGATCCTGAACTACCCGTCCAACCCCACCGGCTGCACCTACACCGACGACCAGCTACTGGCCATTGCCAATGTGGCCCGAAAATACCGGCTGATCCTGCTCTCCGATGAGATCTACGGTGAGGTGCATTTCGAGGGCAGGCACAAATCCATTGCCCGGTATTACCCGGAAGGCACCATCATCAGTACCGGCCTTAGTAAATGGGCAGGTGCCGGCGGCTGGCGCCTTGGTACATTCATTTTCCCCCGGGAACTGAGGCCGCTGCAGGACGCCATGGCCATCATCGCCAGTGAAACCTACACAGCGACGAGCGCACCGATCCAGCACGCGGCCATTGCAGCGTTCAATGGCGGTGACGACATCGACGAATACCTCAAACAGTCCCGTCGGGTGCTGAAGGTTGTTGGCGAGTACATGCACCGTCGACTGAGCGACATGGGCGCGGTAGTCCAGAAACCGGAAGGCGCGTTCTACCTGTTCCCGGACTTCTCCGGCTTCCGCGAACAACTGGCCAGTAAAGACATCAAGACCAGCCAGGCCTTCTGCCAGGCCCTGCTGGAAAACACTGGCGTTGCCATCCTGCCGGCCAGCGATTTTGGCTTCGTGCCGGATCATCTGGCGGCGCGCCTGGCCTTCGTCGACTTCGACGGCGCCGAATCGTTAGAGCTCGCCGGCGGCGACTATGCCGAACAGGAATTGGGCGACGACTTCGTGAAACAGGCTTGCCCGCGGCTGGTCACCGCCATGGACAAGATGGAGCAGTGGCTGAACAGCCTCTGA
- a CDS encoding inositol monophosphatase family protein: MSDSVSLLEITDFAENLAREAGELIRRERDSNALRTDYKHQTELVTHADVMADEFITGAIRKRFPGHRILSEETMPDLSQAEELDTPLWIVDPIDGTVNYAYGHPQVAVSIAYAEKGRVQAGVVHAPFPGETFRATRSEGATLNNHPIRHSGATVPRDALFATGFPYTKDALEPLVKRLDAMIHQCRDLRRIGSAALDICWVACGRLDIYYENVSPWDFAAARLIALEAGATAGHFSEVPDGYPADLWGRDILISAPALWEPVRSILRSASGYD; encoded by the coding sequence ATGTCTGATTCAGTTTCTCTGCTCGAGATTACCGACTTTGCCGAAAACCTGGCCCGCGAGGCGGGCGAACTGATTCGCCGCGAGCGGGACAGCAACGCCCTGCGCACCGATTACAAGCATCAAACCGAGCTGGTAACCCACGCCGACGTGATGGCGGACGAATTCATCACAGGCGCCATCCGAAAACGCTTCCCCGGCCACCGGATTCTCTCGGAAGAGACCATGCCCGACCTTAGCCAGGCCGAGGAGCTGGATACACCCCTCTGGATCGTCGACCCCATCGATGGCACCGTGAACTATGCCTATGGCCATCCCCAGGTAGCCGTCTCCATCGCCTATGCCGAAAAAGGTCGGGTTCAGGCCGGTGTGGTGCATGCGCCCTTCCCCGGCGAAACCTTCCGGGCGACCCGCTCAGAAGGCGCCACCCTGAACAACCATCCGATCCGCCACAGCGGCGCCACCGTGCCCCGTGATGCCCTGTTTGCAACCGGCTTCCCCTACACCAAAGACGCCCTGGAACCACTGGTCAAACGCCTGGATGCGATGATTCACCAATGCCGCGACCTGCGCCGCATCGGTTCCGCGGCACTGGATATCTGCTGGGTGGCCTGTGGCCGATTAGATATCTACTATGAAAACGTCAGCCCATGGGACTTCGCCGCCGCCCGCCTGATCGCCCTGGAAGCAGGCGCCACCGCTGGCCATTTCAGTGAAGTGCCCGACGGCTATCCTGCCGACCTCTGGGGCCGCGACATCCTGATTTCGGCGCCGGCTCTCTGGGAGCCTGTTCGGTCTATCCTGCGGTCGGCCTCGGGGTATGACTGA
- the slmA gene encoding nucleoid occlusion factor SlmA, with translation MTDQKPSRREAILHALVELLETDPGARITTAGLAKSVGVTEAALYRHFPSKRKMFEALIEFAEEAVFSRCQVILQEQEDVRIRLQQLVHLVLVFAERNPGLCCVLTGDALMGENDTLRKRASQFFERLETQVRQTLKEGEIRQGLRPRTTSARGADFVLVFVEGRIQRFIRSSFSRLPSTDFDESWGLVAEGVWG, from the coding sequence ATGACTGACCAGAAACCCAGTCGCCGCGAGGCGATTCTCCATGCTCTTGTGGAACTCCTGGAGACCGATCCGGGCGCCCGTATCACCACCGCCGGTCTCGCCAAATCCGTGGGCGTTACCGAGGCCGCTTTGTATCGGCATTTTCCCAGCAAGCGGAAAATGTTCGAGGCGCTTATAGAGTTTGCTGAAGAGGCCGTGTTCTCTCGCTGCCAGGTGATCCTGCAGGAGCAGGAGGACGTGCGGATTCGCCTTCAACAGCTGGTGCATTTGGTGCTGGTGTTCGCTGAGCGCAACCCTGGCCTGTGCTGTGTGCTGACCGGCGATGCCCTGATGGGCGAGAACGACACCCTGCGCAAGCGTGCCTCCCAGTTCTTCGAGCGCCTGGAAACCCAGGTACGGCAAACCCTCAAAGAAGGCGAAATCCGCCAGGGTCTGCGGCCCCGGACGACGTCTGCTCGCGGCGCGGACTTTGTCCTGGTGTTTGTTGAGGGCCGGATTCAGCGGTTTATCCGTTCGTCGTTCTCGCGGTTGCCTTCTACTGACTTCGACGAGAGTTGGGGGTTGGTTGCCGAGGGTGTTTGGGGTTGA
- a CDS encoding thiazole synthase, whose product MTETSELQLPEDKPLEIAGRVYQSRLLVGTGKYRDMMETGHAIESSGAEIVTVAVRRTNLGQNPDEPNLLDVISPSSYTILPNTAGCYTAKDAVRTCKLARELLDGHDLVKLEVLGEEKTLYPNMTETLVAAEELIKDGFKVMVYCSDDPLLAKRLEEMGCVAIMPLGAPIGSGLGIQNRYNIRLIVENANVPVLVDAGVGTASDATIAMELGCDGVLMNTAIAQAKDPIRMANAMRLAIESGREAYLAGRMPKKLYASASSPIDGTFF is encoded by the coding sequence ATGACAGAGACATCCGAACTCCAGCTTCCAGAAGACAAACCGCTCGAAATTGCCGGGCGGGTCTACCAGTCCCGTTTGCTCGTCGGGACCGGCAAATATCGTGACATGATGGAAACCGGCCATGCTATCGAATCCAGCGGTGCCGAGATTGTTACCGTTGCGGTGCGCCGCACGAACCTCGGCCAGAACCCGGATGAGCCGAATTTGCTGGATGTGATTTCCCCAAGCAGCTATACCATTTTGCCCAACACGGCGGGCTGCTATACCGCGAAAGACGCGGTCCGCACCTGCAAGCTGGCCCGCGAGCTTCTGGATGGCCACGACCTGGTGAAGCTGGAAGTCCTTGGCGAGGAGAAAACCCTTTACCCGAACATGACTGAGACCCTGGTTGCCGCCGAAGAGCTCATCAAGGACGGCTTCAAGGTCATGGTCTACTGCTCGGACGACCCGCTGCTGGCCAAGCGTCTGGAAGAGATGGGCTGTGTGGCCATCATGCCCCTTGGTGCCCCGATCGGTTCCGGCCTGGGTATCCAGAACCGGTATAACATCCGTCTGATCGTAGAGAATGCGAATGTTCCGGTGCTCGTGGATGCCGGTGTTGGCACCGCGTCGGATGCCACCATCGCCATGGAGCTGGGCTGCGACGGCGTACTGATGAATACCGCCATTGCCCAGGCCAAAGACCCGATCCGAATGGCCAACGCCATGCGCCTGGCCATTGAGTCTGGTCGTGAAGCCTATCTGGCGGGCCGGATGCCCAAGAAGCTCTATGCCAGCGCATCCTCGCCCATTGATGGCACCTTCTTCTGA
- the thiS gene encoding sulfur carrier protein ThiS: MQVQVNGDQMELPSGATIATLIEKMALAGKRLAVEVNEDIVPRSRHPEFTLSDGDRVEVVHAIGGG; the protein is encoded by the coding sequence ATGCAGGTTCAGGTAAATGGCGATCAAATGGAGCTGCCGAGTGGCGCCACCATTGCCACGCTGATTGAAAAGATGGCGCTGGCCGGCAAGCGGCTTGCGGTTGAGGTTAACGAGGACATAGTGCCACGAAGCCGGCACCCGGAATTTACTCTGAGCGATGGCGACCGTGTAGAAGTCGTTCACGCCATTGGCGGCGGCTGA
- a CDS encoding DUF423 domain-containing protein: MAGAFLALVAVMAGAFGAHGLRNLVSERGLEVFETAVTYQMYHSIALVLLALLAAQGLSRKLLAWSAGFFLAGILLFSGSLYLLVLTDIRWIGPITPLGGLCFMVGWALLITSGLRRNK; encoded by the coding sequence GTGGCGGGTGCTTTTCTGGCCCTGGTGGCAGTGATGGCCGGCGCTTTCGGTGCACACGGGCTACGCAATCTGGTCAGTGAGCGGGGCCTTGAAGTTTTCGAGACCGCCGTCACATATCAAATGTATCATTCCATTGCGCTGGTTCTGCTGGCATTGCTGGCTGCACAGGGCCTGTCCAGAAAGCTTCTGGCCTGGTCGGCCGGGTTTTTTCTGGCCGGCATTCTGTTATTCAGTGGCAGTCTTTACCTTCTGGTGCTGACAGACATCCGCTGGATCGGTCCGATCACGCCCCTTGGTGGGTTGTGTTTCATGGTGGGCTGGGCGCTGTTAATAACCTCCGGTCTCCGCCGGAACAAGTGA